The following coding sequences lie in one Yoonia sp. G8-12 genomic window:
- the tyrS gene encoding tyrosine--tRNA ligase: MTYHPKSEFMNVMMTRGFLADCTDYQGLDEALSKGVVPAYIGFDATAKSLHVGSLIQIMMLRWLQKTGHKPITLMGGGTTKVGDPSFRADERPLLGPEQIDDNIAGIKQVFSAYLSYGDAPTDAMMINNAEWLDGLNYLDFLRDIGRHFSINRMLSFESVKSRLDREQSLSFLEFNYMILQAYDFLELNRRYGCLLQMGGSDQWGNIVNGIDLTRRVLDHEIFGLTSPLLTTSDGKKMGKSQSGAVWLNPDMCSPYEFWQFWRNTTDADTGRFLKLYTELPLDECDRLGALEGSDINAAKIILANEVTTLLHGAEAARTAEATAREVFEKGGVGDDLPTLTLTADDLGDGMSIVQIIVKSGLAKSGKEAKRLIAENGARLNDAPLTDAGLMVDAAQLSAPIKLSAGKKRHALVQLG, from the coding sequence ATGACTTATCATCCGAAATCCGAATTCATGAATGTCATGATGACACGCGGCTTTCTGGCCGATTGCACGGATTATCAAGGCCTTGATGAGGCGCTGAGCAAAGGTGTGGTTCCCGCCTATATCGGCTTTGATGCGACGGCAAAATCGCTGCATGTGGGCTCGCTGATCCAGATCATGATGCTGCGCTGGCTGCAAAAGACCGGCCACAAACCGATCACCCTGATGGGCGGCGGCACCACAAAGGTGGGCGACCCGTCGTTTCGCGCCGATGAACGCCCCTTGTTGGGGCCGGAACAGATTGATGACAATATCGCCGGCATCAAACAGGTGTTTTCGGCCTACCTGAGCTATGGCGACGCGCCCACGGACGCGATGATGATCAATAACGCCGAATGGCTGGACGGTCTGAACTACCTTGATTTCCTGCGTGACATCGGGCGGCATTTTTCGATCAACCGGATGCTGTCGTTTGAAAGCGTGAAATCGCGGCTGGACCGCGAACAATCGCTGTCGTTTCTTGAATTCAACTATATGATCTTGCAGGCCTATGATTTTCTGGAGCTGAACCGGCGTTACGGCTGTTTGCTGCAGATGGGCGGGTCGGACCAATGGGGCAATATCGTCAACGGCATCGACCTGACCCGCCGTGTGCTGGATCACGAAATCTTTGGCCTTACGTCACCGCTACTCACCACCAGTGATGGCAAGAAGATGGGCAAGTCTCAGTCCGGTGCTGTCTGGCTGAACCCCGATATGTGCAGCCCCTATGAGTTCTGGCAGTTCTGGCGCAACACGACAGATGCCGACACGGGCCGCTTTCTGAAGCTCTACACCGAGTTGCCGCTTGACGAATGCGACCGCCTCGGCGCGCTGGAAGGGTCCGACATCAACGCGGCCAAGATTATTCTGGCCAACGAGGTCACAACGCTGTTGCATGGGGCCGAGGCCGCGAGGACCGCCGAAGCCACCGCACGCGAAGTCTTTGAGAAAGGCGGTGTGGGGGATGATCTGCCGACGCTGACGCTGACGGCGGATGATCTGGGGGACGGCATGTCCATCGTGCAGATTATTGTCAAATCAGGGTTGGCCAAAAGCGGGAAAGAGGCCAAGCGTTTGATTGCCGAAAACGGTGCCCGCCTGAACGACGCGCCCTTGACCGATGCGGGCCTGATGGTTGACGCCGCCCAGCTTTCAGCCCCGATCAAGCTGAGCGCGGGGAAAAAGCGCCATGCTTTGGTGCAGTTGGGCTAA
- a CDS encoding anhydro-N-acetylmuramic acid kinase, translating to MLQDGVITVLGTMSGTSLDGVDAAVLHTDGVQIAGFGPSAYRPYSAAEQAVLKAHLGRWQDADCSQAAQIVEDAHIALMQPFEGIALAGFHGQTLAHDPGGRGTHQCGDGARLAAVLGYPVAWDFRSADVAAGGQGAPLAPFYHFALAKWIEAAAPVAFLNLGGVGNITWVNPACDAPTDPAALLAFDTGPANAPMNDLMRLRQGVDYDAGGALAAQGQADAGILSDFMTHPYFGKPAPKSLDRDAFAGLSKAVADLPDADALATLAAAVVQSVVAACALCPTLPAQLLVTGGGRHNKAVMSGLAQSLPCDVIAVEEVGLDGDMLEAQAFAYLAARTARGYALSSPQTTGVPAPLGGGV from the coding sequence ATGTTGCAGGATGGCGTGATCACCGTGCTTGGCACAATGTCGGGCACGTCACTGGATGGGGTGGATGCGGCTGTGCTGCATACCGACGGTGTGCAGATCGCGGGTTTTGGCCCTAGCGCTTACCGGCCCTATAGTGCTGCGGAACAAGCGGTATTGAAGGCGCATCTTGGCCGCTGGCAGGATGCGGATTGCAGCCAAGCTGCGCAGATTGTCGAAGATGCCCATATCGCCCTGATGCAACCGTTCGAGGGGATCGCGCTTGCAGGGTTTCATGGCCAGACCCTTGCCCATGATCCCGGTGGTCGCGGCACGCATCAATGTGGTGACGGGGCGCGGCTGGCGGCGGTCTTGGGGTATCCGGTCGCTTGGGATTTTCGCAGCGCCGATGTGGCCGCAGGCGGGCAGGGTGCGCCACTGGCCCCTTTTTATCATTTTGCTTTGGCCAAATGGATCGAGGCGGCGGCGCCGGTGGCGTTTCTCAACCTTGGCGGCGTTGGCAATATCACATGGGTCAATCCCGCCTGTGATGCGCCGACAGATCCGGCGGCTTTGCTTGCCTTTGATACTGGCCCCGCGAATGCACCGATGAACGATCTGATGCGATTGCGGCAAGGGGTGGATTATGACGCAGGCGGCGCGCTGGCGGCGCAAGGACAGGCGGATGCGGGTATCCTCTCTGATTTCATGACCCATCCGTATTTTGGCAAACCCGCCCCCAAATCGCTGGACCGCGATGCGTTTGCGGGGCTAAGCAAAGCTGTGGCCGATCTGCCTGATGCAGATGCGCTTGCCACGCTGGCCGCGGCGGTTGTGCAATCGGTTGTCGCCGCATGCGCGCTTTGCCCGACATTGCCCGCGCAGTTGTTGGTCACAGGGGGCGGGCGGCATAACAAGGCCGTCATGTCCGGTCTGGCACAATCCCTGCCTTGTGATGTGATCGCGGTTGAAGAGGTCGGCTTGGATGGCGATATGCTTGAGGCGCAGGCCTTTGCCTATCTGGCGGCACGGACGGCGCGCGGCTACGCCTTATCAAGTCCGCAAACCACCGGCGTTCCGGCCCCGCTCGGCGGGGGCGTTTGA
- a CDS encoding outer membrane protein, which yields MTMTTKFARTSMLAAPLAIVAGMATAGGLAEPVETPAPVVVAPAPVMMGNDWTGFYAGGQLGYGKLDPSVDTDPSEPDGVIYGVHAGYNYDFGSVVLGGEVDYDLTDISLDTPDSDLDGVLRAKAKLGYDAGAFMPYITAGYAQAQTSDDLDDDTDGAFAGLGMSYMMSDSLILGGEVLQHQFEDVADAADVDATTLSLRASFKF from the coding sequence ATGACTATGACAACAAAATTCGCCCGCACGAGCATGTTGGCTGCACCTTTGGCGATCGTCGCCGGTATGGCAACAGCAGGCGGACTGGCCGAGCCAGTGGAGACGCCGGCACCTGTCGTCGTCGCACCAGCACCTGTCATGATGGGCAATGACTGGACCGGTTTTTATGCTGGTGGCCAGTTGGGCTATGGCAAGCTGGATCCAAGCGTGGACACAGACCCATCCGAGCCTGATGGTGTGATCTACGGTGTGCACGCCGGTTACAACTATGATTTCGGCTCGGTCGTGCTGGGTGGTGAGGTTGACTATGACCTGACAGATATCTCATTGGATACGCCGGATTCTGATCTGGACGGCGTTTTGCGCGCCAAAGCCAAGCTGGGTTATGATGCAGGTGCATTCATGCCATATATCACAGCAGGTTATGCGCAGGCACAGACGTCTGATGATCTTGACGATGACACAGACGGCGCATTCGCCGGTCTGGGCATGTCCTACATGATGAGCGACAGCCTCATTCTGGGTGGCGAAGTTCTGCAGCACCAGTTCGAAGACGTTGCTGACGCTGCGGACGTTGACGCGACAACACTGTCACTGCGCGCGTCGTTCAAGTTCTAA
- a CDS encoding isocitrate lyase/PEP mutase family protein yields the protein MTHIAETFRALHIKGDPLLMVNVWDRGSAKMMVAMGAKALATSSAAHAFTLGRPDGGTLTRDEALAHAQEIVSASPVPVQGDFENGFGDDPDTCAETVRMAAEVGLAGICIEDTVLPAQTAYDFELAVDRIAAAASAARDLGHDFVLTARADGIMTGAYDTDEALRRLLAFEAAGADCLYAPLPPDMAALARICGATTVPVNALVAGPFNQQNQAEFAKIGVARLSLGSALSRITHRAIYDAATAMFGSGDFSTLQTGIDSAIIDDLLT from the coding sequence ATGACCCATATCGCAGAGACTTTTCGCGCGCTGCACATCAAAGGTGATCCGCTTTTGATGGTGAATGTTTGGGATCGTGGTTCCGCCAAGATGATGGTGGCGATGGGCGCCAAGGCCTTGGCCACTTCATCCGCTGCCCATGCCTTTACACTGGGGCGGCCCGATGGCGGCACGCTCACGCGGGATGAGGCCTTGGCCCATGCGCAAGAGATTGTCAGCGCGTCACCGGTGCCTGTGCAGGGTGATTTTGAAAACGGCTTTGGCGATGATCCTGACACATGCGCCGAAACGGTGCGCATGGCCGCAGAAGTTGGATTGGCGGGGATCTGCATCGAGGACACGGTCCTGCCCGCGCAAACCGCTTATGATTTTGAGCTTGCGGTAGACCGCATCGCTGCTGCCGCGTCGGCGGCGCGTGATCTGGGGCATGACTTTGTGCTGACAGCCCGTGCCGATGGGATCATGACCGGGGCCTATGATACCGATGAAGCGCTGCGCCGTCTGCTGGCCTTTGAGGCGGCGGGTGCGGATTGCCTTTATGCGCCTTTGCCGCCGGATATGGCCGCCCTTGCACGGATTTGTGGCGCGACAACAGTACCCGTCAATGCGCTGGTGGCGGGGCCTTTCAATCAACAAAACCAAGCCGAATTTGCAAAAATCGGGGTGGCGCGCTTGTCCCTTGGGTCTGCGTTATCGCGGATCACGCACCGTGCGATTTATGATGCGGCAACGGCGATGTTCGGATCAGGGGATTTTTCCACGCTTCAAACCGGGATCGACAGCGCCATCATTGATGATCTGCTGACGTGA
- a CDS encoding bifunctional transcriptional activator/DNA repair enzyme AdaA, translating to MMFDLPDDDTLYDALLARNPDYDGRAFVGVSSTGIFCRLTCPARKPKRENCHFYNDVAACIQAGFRPCKRCHPLSPAAQSDPAVTPLLAALEGQPAHRWSETDVISMGFDPSTTRRAFKRHFGMTFLEMARGRRLALGFTALGAGSVIAAQLDAGFESPSAFRAAFAKLMGVAPGSLAKDALLRADHIKTPLGDMIAVCDNRALHLLEFADRKALPAEMQRLRKAAKGSIGIGRFATHDQIAAELDAFFAKKSATFATPLALHGTAFTRDVWKALQTIPAGQTRSYSAIAGAIGAPQASRAVARANGANQIAIVIPCHRVIGADGSLTGYGGGLWRKQYLIDLEKHYADRRQP from the coding sequence ATGATGTTTGACCTGCCTGACGATGATACGCTTTACGATGCGCTTTTGGCGCGCAATCCCGACTATGACGGGCGGGCCTTTGTCGGTGTGTCCTCGACCGGTATCTTTTGCAGGCTGACCTGCCCTGCCCGCAAGCCCAAGCGCGAAAACTGTCATTTTTACAATGATGTAGCGGCCTGTATTCAAGCGGGGTTTCGTCCTTGCAAGCGCTGCCATCCGCTTTCACCGGCGGCGCAAAGCGATCCTGCGGTCACACCACTTTTGGCCGCACTTGAGGGCCAGCCTGCGCATCGGTGGTCCGAGACAGACGTGATCAGCATGGGGTTTGATCCCTCAACCACGCGCCGCGCCTTCAAGCGCCACTTTGGCATGACATTTCTGGAAATGGCGCGCGGCAGGCGGCTGGCGCTGGGGTTCACGGCGCTGGGCGCAGGTTCGGTGATTGCAGCACAACTCGATGCCGGGTTTGAAAGCCCGTCCGCTTTTCGCGCGGCCTTTGCCAAACTGATGGGGGTTGCCCCCGGCAGCCTTGCCAAAGATGCGCTTTTGCGCGCCGATCACATCAAAACGCCCTTGGGCGATATGATTGCGGTGTGCGACAACCGCGCCCTTCATCTGCTGGAATTTGCCGATCGCAAGGCCCTGCCTGCTGAAATGCAACGCCTGCGCAAAGCCGCCAAGGGCAGCATTGGCATCGGGCGCTTTGCAACGCATGACCAGATCGCGGCGGAACTTGATGCGTTTTTTGCAAAGAAATCCGCGACATTCGCCACCCCGCTTGCCCTGCATGGCACGGCATTCACCCGCGATGTCTGGAAGGCCCTGCAAACCATCCCCGCAGGGCAAACGCGCAGCTATAGTGCAATTGCCGGCGCCATCGGCGCACCACAGGCCAGCCGCGCCGTGGCCCGCGCAAACGGCGCAAACCAGATCGCGATTGTCATTCCCTGCCACCGCGTCATCGGGGCGGACGGGTCGCTGACCGGCTATGGCGGCGGGCTCTGGCGCAAACAGTATCTTATTGATCTCGAAAAACATTATGCTGACAGGAGACAGCCATGA
- the soxR gene encoding redox-sensitive transcriptional activator SoxR, whose translation MTQELTIGDLAARTGLAVSAIRFYETHDIVKPLRNKGGHRRYGRSDIRRLSFVMAAQKLGFSLAEIAPHLRRLPDHKAPTKADWTRISRRFRQDIDARIAALEDLRDKLDGCIGCGCLSLKSCALYNPADIKGAQGPGPRNLVVTPLDFTAQTPFLCAP comes from the coding sequence ATGACCCAAGAATTGACCATCGGTGATCTTGCTGCGCGCACGGGGCTGGCTGTCTCGGCGATCCGGTTTTATGAAACCCATGACATCGTGAAACCCCTGCGCAACAAGGGCGGGCACCGCCGCTATGGCCGGTCCGACATCAGGCGGTTGTCCTTTGTCATGGCGGCCCAGAAACTTGGGTTCAGTCTGGCGGAAATCGCGCCGCATCTGCGCCGTCTGCCCGATCACAAAGCCCCTACCAAGGCGGACTGGACCCGCATCAGCCGCAGATTTCGGCAGGATATTGATGCCCGGATCGCCGCGTTAGAGGATCTGCGCGACAAGCTGGATGGCTGCATCGGTTGTGGCTGCCTGAGCCTGAAGTCATGTGCGCTTTATAACCCCGCCGACATCAAAGGGGCCCAAGGCCCGGGTCCGCGCAATCTGGTCGTCACACCCCTTGACTTCACCGCGCAGACGCCGTTCCTCTGCGCCCCATGA
- a CDS encoding VOC family protein codes for MAQLEHVNVTVSDPKKTAKMLSDLFGWHTRWEGAAMGGAGYTLHVGTDDSYVAVYSGSDPAQTVPKQDASYQTRGGLNHIGVVVDDLDAVEAKVRAHGFTPHSHADYEPGRRFYFHDADGIEIEVVSYA; via the coding sequence ATGGCACAGCTTGAACATGTGAACGTCACAGTCTCGGACCCCAAGAAAACAGCCAAGATGCTGTCCGATCTTTTCGGATGGCATACCCGCTGGGAAGGCGCTGCAATGGGTGGCGCAGGCTATACCTTGCATGTGGGCACGGATGACAGCTATGTTGCCGTCTATTCGGGATCAGATCCCGCCCAAACGGTGCCCAAGCAAGACGCCAGTTATCAAACACGCGGCGGGTTGAACCATATTGGCGTGGTGGTCGATGATCTGGACGCGGTTGAGGCCAAAGTCAGGGCGCATGGGTTCACGCCACACAGCCATGCCGATTATGAGCCGGGACGCCGGTTTTATTTCCATGATGCAGACGGGATCGAGATCGAGGTGGTCAGCTACGCCTGA
- a CDS encoding MmcQ/YjbR family DNA-binding protein, translated as MSRILINKICSILPGATAADPTTELDSWKVGGKMFACFGDRVDGVCVKTDSIDTATMLIDAGAATKAPYFHKSWVLVSFDSAEDELRHRIAVSYDIIFNALPKKLRDQIAQA; from the coding sequence ATGTCACGCATCCTCATCAACAAAATCTGCTCCATCCTACCCGGCGCCACCGCCGCCGATCCCACAACCGAGCTGGACAGCTGGAAGGTAGGCGGCAAGATGTTCGCCTGCTTTGGCGACCGCGTTGACGGGGTTTGTGTCAAGACGGACAGCATCGACACCGCCACGATGCTGATCGACGCAGGGGCCGCAACCAAGGCCCCTTACTTTCACAAAAGCTGGGTGCTGGTCAGCTTTGACAGCGCCGAGGATGAGTTGCGCCACAGGATCGCGGTGTCCTATGACATCATCTTCAACGCGCTGCCAAAAAAGCTGCGCGACCAGATCGCTCAGGCGTAG
- a CDS encoding cold-shock protein, which yields MEENVSKRTAGQVKWYDPVKGFGFMTDSVGGQDIQLHANVLRNFGIDTIADGSNIEVTVQQTQRGAQVTEIHSVEEPEPIIVTFKNEFLQVEDYHLEDLPLEPARIKWHDKSKGFGFANIFRNDTDVFLHNEVLMRAAFSDPLPGEAVGLRVIDTERGKLAVQIMSWDQAQSEPDDFKEEARKKYTDIKRDNFDMLRDLDNLLGELSRYISSINDPDRISNDMRYVSAAAKSLQCFVDAHGTSPSSEVPKDLPQTLSERIKSTDWSKVPQVADKIAQLTQRIVDLISRVF from the coding sequence TTGGAAGAAAACGTATCAAAGCGCACCGCAGGCCAAGTAAAATGGTACGATCCTGTAAAGGGCTTCGGTTTCATGACAGATAGTGTCGGGGGGCAGGATATTCAGCTGCATGCAAATGTGCTTAGGAATTTCGGAATAGATACTATCGCTGATGGCTCAAACATCGAAGTGACGGTCCAGCAAACGCAAAGAGGTGCTCAAGTAACTGAAATACACTCAGTAGAAGAACCAGAGCCGATCATCGTCACATTCAAGAACGAATTCCTTCAAGTCGAGGACTATCATCTTGAGGATTTGCCGTTAGAGCCTGCGAGGATAAAATGGCACGATAAGTCTAAGGGTTTTGGTTTTGCAAATATCTTTCGAAACGATACGGACGTGTTTTTGCATAACGAAGTACTCATGAGGGCGGCTTTTAGCGACCCACTGCCGGGCGAAGCTGTAGGCTTGAGGGTCATTGACACAGAACGTGGCAAGTTGGCTGTTCAAATAATGTCGTGGGACCAAGCGCAATCAGAGCCTGATGACTTTAAGGAAGAAGCCCGCAAAAAGTACACTGACATAAAGAGAGACAACTTCGATATGTTGCGTGATCTGGACAACTTGCTTGGCGAACTTAGCAGATATATTAGTTCTATTAACGATCCAGATCGTATCTCCAATGACATGCGGTACGTTAGTGCTGCTGCAAAATCCTTGCAGTGTTTTGTCGATGCGCATGGAACTTCACCGAGTTCAGAAGTGCCGAAGGACCTTCCCCAAACCCTGTCAGAAAGAATTAAGTCAACTGACTGGTCTAAGGTACCGCAAGTTGCTGACAAGATTGCGCAATTAACACAACGAATAGTTGATTTAATTAGCAGAGTTTTCTGA
- the cysS gene encoding cysteine--tRNA ligase: MTTIRLNNTKSRRREDFVPIDPQNVRLYLCGPTVYDRAHIGNLRPSLVFDVLFRLLKEVYGPDHVTYVRNFTDVDDKINARAAETGRAIGDITAETIQWYHDDLDAVGLQRPTHEPRATDHIPQMIGMIADLIAKDHAYEAEGHVLFAVESYDAYGALSGRSIDDMIAGARVEVAPYKRNPMDFVLWKPSGDGVPGWDSPWGYGRPGWHIECSAMSHELLGESFDIHGGGNDLQFPHHENEIAQSACAHPHGEFARYWVHNEMLQVEGKKMSKSLGNFFTIRDLLDQGIPGEVIRLVMLGTHYSKTMDWTETRRAEAEVTLRKWFGILHGHGFGPELISALRAEGKWKPDAEFIGVLANDLNTSGALSRLHVLSKAKTPVALAGFAYGIQMLGLVNDWSAIPQFDGGEGGAGVAPAVAQRVDALLADRAAARAAKDWARADEVRDILNAAGVQVTDVGGQATWSPGPDFDAAKLEGL; this comes from the coding sequence ATGACCACGATCCGCCTGAACAACACCAAATCCCGCCGCCGCGAGGACTTTGTCCCGATTGATCCGCAAAACGTGCGTTTGTACCTGTGTGGGCCGACGGTCTATGACCGCGCGCATATCGGCAACCTGCGCCCTTCGCTGGTGTTTGATGTTCTGTTCCGCTTGCTCAAAGAGGTCTACGGGCCCGATCACGTCACCTATGTGCGCAATTTCACGGACGTGGATGACAAGATCAACGCGCGTGCCGCCGAAACGGGCCGTGCCATTGGTGACATCACGGCGGAAACGATCCAGTGGTATCACGATGATCTGGATGCTGTGGGTCTGCAACGCCCTACGCATGAGCCGCGCGCCACGGATCACATCCCGCAAATGATCGGGATGATCGCCGATCTGATCGCCAAGGATCACGCCTATGAGGCCGAGGGCCATGTGCTTTTTGCGGTGGAAAGCTATGACGCCTATGGTGCGCTTTCTGGCCGGTCCATCGACGATATGATCGCCGGTGCGCGCGTCGAAGTCGCCCCTTACAAGCGCAATCCGATGGATTTCGTCCTTTGGAAACCCTCAGGTGACGGTGTGCCGGGATGGGATAGCCCTTGGGGGTACGGCCGCCCCGGTTGGCACATTGAATGCTCCGCGATGAGCCATGAATTGCTGGGTGAGAGCTTTGACATTCACGGCGGCGGGAATGACCTGCAATTTCCCCACCACGAAAACGAGATCGCGCAATCCGCTTGCGCCCATCCGCACGGCGAATTTGCCCGCTATTGGGTCCATAACGAAATGCTGCAGGTCGAGGGCAAGAAGATGTCCAAGTCCTTGGGCAATTTCTTTACCATCCGCGACCTGCTGGATCAGGGTATCCCCGGCGAGGTGATCCGTCTTGTGATGCTGGGCACCCATTACAGCAAGACCATGGACTGGACCGAGACCCGCCGCGCCGAGGCCGAAGTCACGCTGCGCAAGTGGTTTGGCATCCTGCATGGGCACGGCTTTGGTCCCGAGCTGATTTCGGCCTTGCGCGCCGAAGGCAAATGGAAGCCTGACGCCGAATTCATCGGCGTGCTGGCCAATGATCTGAATACCTCGGGGGCCTTGTCGCGGCTGCATGTGCTGTCCAAGGCCAAGACACCTGTGGCGCTGGCCGGTTTTGCCTACGGGATACAAATGCTGGGGCTGGTCAATGACTGGTCGGCAATCCCGCAGTTTGATGGCGGTGAAGGCGGGGCAGGCGTGGCCCCTGCGGTGGCGCAGCGTGTTGATGCCTTGCTGGCGGATCGTGCTGCGGCGCGGGCCGCCAAGGATTGGGCGCGCGCGGATGAGGTGCGCGATATCCTCAATGCCGCAGGTGTGCAGGTCACCGATGTGGGCGGACAGGCGACATGGTCACCGGGGCCTGATTTTGACGCGGCGAAACTGGAGGGGCTGTGA
- the cimA gene encoding citramalate synthase, giving the protein MTKERLYLYDTTLRDGAQTQGVQFSAAEKHQIAAVLDGLGIDYIEGGWPGANPTDTEFFANPPKTRATLTAFGMTKRNGRSAENDDVLAAVMNAGTPAVCLVGKAHDFHVTTALGISLDDNIDNVSASFAQITAQGREGLFDAEHFFDGYKANPAYALQTIHAAYDAGARWIVLCDTNGGVLPHEVSQIVTDVIASGIPGDHLAIHTHNDTENAVANSLAAVLAGVRQVQGTLNGLGERCGNANLTTLIPTLLLKEPYASRFETGVTLDALKGLRRASRLLDDILNRVPAKQAPYVGASAFAHKSGLHASAIAKDPSTYEHVDPALVGNTRIVPMSNQAGQSNLRARLLDAGLEVAADDPALARIVERIKEREAQGYSYDTAQASFELLAREELGTLPRFFEVKRYRVTVERRKNKRNQMVSISEAVVVTKVRGQKMLNVSESQGPDGSDQGPVNALSRALSKDLGPYQDIIDDMQLVDFKVRITNGGTEAVTRVIIDSEDGKGRSWSTVGVSANIVDASFDALIDAINWKLIRDGAKAEA; this is encoded by the coding sequence ATGACCAAAGAACGCCTCTATCTTTACGACACCACCCTGCGCGACGGCGCGCAGACGCAGGGCGTGCAGTTTTCAGCCGCTGAAAAGCACCAGATCGCCGCCGTCTTGGATGGTCTGGGGATCGACTATATCGAAGGCGGTTGGCCCGGCGCGAACCCGACCGATACCGAGTTTTTTGCGAACCCGCCCAAGACCCGCGCGACCCTGACCGCCTTTGGCATGACCAAACGCAACGGGCGGTCTGCCGAGAATGACGATGTGCTGGCGGCAGTGATGAACGCGGGCACGCCTGCGGTCTGTCTGGTGGGCAAGGCGCATGATTTTCATGTCACGACGGCGCTGGGGATCAGCCTTGACGACAATATCGACAACGTCTCTGCCAGCTTTGCCCAGATCACTGCACAAGGCCGTGAGGGCCTGTTTGACGCCGAGCATTTCTTTGACGGCTACAAGGCGAACCCCGCCTATGCGCTGCAAACCATCCACGCGGCCTATGATGCCGGCGCGCGCTGGATCGTGCTGTGTGACACCAACGGGGGCGTGTTGCCGCATGAGGTATCGCAGATCGTGACGGATGTGATTGCCAGCGGTATTCCCGGCGATCATCTGGCGATCCACACCCACAACGACACCGAAAACGCGGTGGCGAACTCATTGGCGGCGGTGCTGGCAGGTGTGCGGCAGGTGCAAGGCACGCTGAACGGGCTGGGCGAGCGGTGCGGCAATGCCAACCTGACCACGCTGATCCCGACGCTGTTGCTCAAGGAGCCCTATGCAAGCCGCTTTGAAACAGGCGTGACGCTGGACGCGCTGAAGGGTCTGCGCCGTGCGTCGCGTTTGTTGGATGATATCCTGAACCGTGTGCCTGCCAAACAAGCGCCCTATGTGGGTGCCTCGGCCTTTGCACATAAATCGGGGCTACATGCCAGCGCAATTGCCAAAGACCCCAGCACCTATGAGCACGTTGATCCGGCCCTTGTGGGCAACACCCGTATCGTGCCGATGTCCAATCAAGCGGGGCAATCAAACTTGCGCGCCCGTTTGCTTGACGCAGGGCTAGAGGTGGCCGCCGACGATCCTGCCTTGGCGCGCATTGTCGAACGGATCAAGGAACGTGAGGCGCAGGGGTATTCCTATGACACTGCACAGGCCAGTTTCGAGCTCCTCGCGCGCGAAGAGCTGGGCACCTTGCCGCGCTTTTTCGAGGTGAAACGCTACCGTGTCACCGTCGAGCGGCGCAAGAACAAGCGCAACCAGATGGTGTCGATCTCCGAAGCGGTTGTCGTCACAAAGGTACGCGGCCAAAAGATGCTGAACGTCAGTGAAAGCCAAGGGCCGGATGGGTCTGACCAAGGTCCGGTCAACGCGCTCAGCCGTGCTTTGTCCAAAGACCTTGGCCCCTATCAGGACATCATCGACGACATGCAACTTGTTGATTTTAAAGTGCGTATCACCAATGGCGGTACTGAGGCCGTAACCCGCGTTATCATCGACAGCGAAGACGGCAAGGGCCGGTCATGGTCAACCGTGGGGGTCAGCGCCAACATTGTCGATGCGTCTTTTGATGCGTTGATTGACGCGATTAACTGGAAACTGATCCGCGACGGGGCAAAGGCAGAGGCATGA